The nucleotide window ATCGTGCTGGAACGCATCCTCGTGCTGGCCGTGGCGCAGGAATCGAACCGTGACGACACCAAGCCGCGCGTCGTCAATGCCGTGACGCTGGAACTGGCGCCGGACCAGGTGGAAAAACTCGACCTGGCGCGCAGCGTCGGTTCGCTGTCGCTGGTGCTGCGCAACCAGGTGGACCCGCAGCCCGCCAACACGGGCGGCGCCACGCGCGAATCCGTGCTCGGCCTGCCGCCGCTGAAAGCGGCCCGCGCCGCCGCCCCGGCCCCCGCGCCCGTGCGCGCCGAGGCACCGCAGCGCGCCGCCGCCCCCGCTCCCGTACGCCGGACCGAAGGTGTACTCGTGATCCGCGGCCTCGACGCCGCCCCGCAAGCCATCCAGTAAGAAGCCCGTCATGACACACCTCCCGAACTTCCGCAACAAGACCCTGCTGGCCGGCGCCCTCGCGCTGGCGGCCGGCACCAGCCTGGCCGCGGCGCCGGACTGCATCGACCTCCATGGCCGCGGCGACGCGCAAACGCTGCAACTGGTGCGCGGCAAGTCGACGCTCAAGCGCTTCTGCAAGCCTGCCGCCCAGGTCACCGTGGGCGCGCCGGAGATCGCCAACGTGGTCGTGCCGAACGCCAGCGAAGTGGTGATCGTGGCGCGCAGCGTGGGCACCACGAACCTGATCGTGTCCGGCCGCGACGGCCGTTCCACCGTGTTCGACCTCGTCGTGGGGATCGATACCTCGCCGCTGCGCAGGCAGTTCGATACGCTGTTCCCGGCGGAGAAGGACATCCAGCTCGACAGCACCGGCAATGCGCTGGTGCTCTCCGGCATGGTCAGCGATTCCGCCGTGGCCAGCCAGGTCGTGGCACTGGCCACGGCGTACCAGGAAAGCGCGCAGGCATCCGCGGCCGGCGCACGCGCCGGCTCGGGCACTCCGCCCGCCAGCGGCGTGAGCGCGGCCGCCAGCGCGGCGCCCGCCGCGGCGCCCGCCGGCAATGCCGCCAGGGTGCTGAACATGCTGCAGGTGGCGGCACCGCAGCAGGTGCTGCTGGAAGTGAAGATCGCCGAAGTGTCGAAGTCGCTGGTCGACCAGCTGGGCGCCAACCTGGGCTTCACCAAGACCAATGGCAACTGGACCTACGGCATCGCCTCCAGCCTGCTGGCGGAAACCGGCAACGTGCTGGGGGCCGTGAAGAGCGCCACCACCCAGCTGGTGATCGACGGCCAGAAGCGCGACGGCCTGGTGAAGATCCTGGCCGAACCCACCGTGATGGCGATCAGCGGGCAGGAAGCCAGCTTCCTGGCCGGCGGCAAGATCTTCATTCCCGTCGCGCAGAACAACGGCATCGGCGGCAGCACCATCACGCTGGAAGAAAAGGAATACGGCGTGGCCGTCAAGTTCACGCCGACCGTGCTGGCGGGCGGGCGCATCAACCTGCGCGTGGCACCCGAAGTGTCGGAGCTCAACCGCGAAGGCATCGGCATCAGCAGCGGTACCACGAACGCCACGGCGATCCTGCCCGCGTTCACCACGCGCCGCGCCAGCACCACCGTGCAGCTGCAGGATGGCCAGAGCTTCGCGATCGGTGGCCTGATCCGCAACAACGTGACCAGCAACATCAAGCGTTTCCCGTTCCTGGGCGAGGTTCCCGTGCTGGGCACGCTGTTCCGCAGCAGCGATTTCCAGAACGACCGCACCGAACTGGTGTTCATCGTCACGCCGCACCTGGCCAAGCCGCTGCCGGCGGCGCCACGCCTGCCGACGGACGACTACGTGCAGCCCAGCCGCGCGCAGTTCCTGATCGGCGGCCAGCACGAAGGCAAGGCAGGTCCCA belongs to Pseudoduganella albidiflava and includes:
- a CDS encoding type II and III secretion system protein family protein — translated: MTHLPNFRNKTLLAGALALAAGTSLAAAPDCIDLHGRGDAQTLQLVRGKSTLKRFCKPAAQVTVGAPEIANVVVPNASEVVIVARSVGTTNLIVSGRDGRSTVFDLVVGIDTSPLRRQFDTLFPAEKDIQLDSTGNALVLSGMVSDSAVASQVVALATAYQESAQASAAGARAGSGTPPASGVSAAASAAPAAAPAGNAARVLNMLQVAAPQQVLLEVKIAEVSKSLVDQLGANLGFTKTNGNWTYGIASSLLAETGNVLGAVKSATTQLVIDGQKRDGLVKILAEPTVMAISGQEASFLAGGKIFIPVAQNNGIGGSTITLEEKEYGVAVKFTPTVLAGGRINLRVAPEVSELNREGIGISSGTTNATAILPAFTTRRASTTVQLQDGQSFAIGGLIRNNVTSNIKRFPFLGEVPVLGTLFRSSDFQNDRTELVFIVTPHLAKPLPAAPRLPTDDYVQPSRAQFLIGGQHEGKAGPTPKEQP